The following DNA comes from Solanum stenotomum isolate F172 chromosome 11, ASM1918654v1, whole genome shotgun sequence.
CATATGCATAAACTTGGGTCAGAAAATTAATTCAGTGAAATGTGAATTAGGCGACATCAACTTAGCaaacacttcataaaggcatttGACAATTTCTCATCTTCTAAAGAATCAACGCATGTATTATAACTCAATCAGAAGACATGTAAAGCTAAAGATAGAAGAAGatcaagaaaaatgaaaattttggatcAGCAGATGATTTAAACAACTTTCGAACAATGAAAACGATATTTTCAAAAGCAATTTTCCATTTTAAGTATCTGAATACTAGTAGAAAACCGATATACTCCAACATCATTGTGATGCAAAGTGGGGCAAAACCAATTTAGCGCCGCAGtaagaaaggaagaagaaaaaaatatttgtacctTTCCCATCAGGTGAAGCAGGAATTGAAAACTTGGGTTGAATTCTTCTACTCTGTTGATGTCTTTTGTGTCATCAGAATTGAAGGCTTGAACTCATGAAAATGGGTTGTAGAGAATTTTGAAACCGTTGATTTCTCTGTTTCGCAGACAGATGACTGATGAGGGTGCCAATGAAGGAAATCTATTTTGCTAATTTATGAGAGTGCAAACTATTACTACAAAGtaaatcattattttgttatctaACCTTGAATTCATCTCGAGCAGTATATACTTCTTTGACTTTCGCTAGCTCTGAGGTGTCACTCAAGGTTGAGTAATGGACATAATTTGGAGGAAACTTCAATATCCTAGAAGTTCTCTGCATATCAAAACCAAAAAACTGATGTAATATTCTGGatctttgaatatgaaaaaaaaaaactgatgtAATAATGCAGTTGCATCGAACTTGAAACCAATGTGGTACAACATGGCATAAATAATGGAAGCAGGCATTCAAAGTCGTTTCactttcttgaaatttgaagCTTGAGGTAACTCTTATCAAGGTCTTGGCTACCTGATTGAGAAGAGTGAGGTTGCATTTCTTAGACCCTAAcatatattaagcaatcaatTTTCTTAAGCAACCTATACTAGATTTCTTTTACAAATATAAAGATTTCATCATGATCTAAAGATATTTCGTCGACTTCAAAGAAGCAATAGATGGTACACACTTGtcaaaaagaattaacaaacaatcaaaatatattaagGAAATAGAATAACTTACATCTATCGGAGGAGCACTCGTTTTAATCATTACAGGTTTTCCCAATGAACATATATGATTTGAGCAATAGACGTACCACACTGCTCAACAAGAtttcaaaaaagtaaaagaattgacaaaaaaacaaagggaaataaacaaaaatagaatGCTTCTGAGGAAAAAGAAAAGCTTACATTTGTGAGAGCACCATTTGTTTTAACCATTAAAGGCATTTCCAATCGATCTCTATGGTGGATATATGAGCAATTTCTGGCCAGTATTCCCCCTTGTCAAATTCTAGCAGTGGTGTGAGCAATGGACATTCTGAAATATATAGTTTAGAGAGGGAAGATGGCATCCCTTTTACTGGAAGGGATTGGAGATTAGGGCAATCATCTATGATCAgctgagagagggaggagggcaGTGCTGATTCAGGAAGTGATTGGAGCTTAGGGCAATTATAGATGGTCAgctgagagagggaggagggcaGTGCTGATTCAGGAAGTGATTGGAGATTAGGGAACTTCATGATTTCTAGACTTTGAAGCGAAGTGAGGTGCAAAAACTGGCCTTGTTCCAGCATTGACTGAATTTGATGTAAATTACCCTCAATATGTAGATGTTGAAGAGAGGTGAGGCTTTTGAGATGTTGGCTGCTTAATGTTTTCAGATTCCATATGTTAAGTGTGTGAATAGAGGAAGGCAACTCCCAGTTCTCAGCACCAAGAATCTCTTCATCACTGCCATCATGATTGATCCATAACTCTCTGAGACAGGGAAGTCTCTGTAAATGCCACTCCTTTCGGCCATTCACCAGTTTCTTGCACTTGTTGATATGAAGTTGTTGTAAATTGAAGGGCAATCCTCCTTCAGGAAAGGACTCTATTTCTGGACAATCCCACAGTCGCAGATACTTAAGAGATGGAAGGAGTTCCTGCATACGTTCTGGCAGACACTTCAGCTTCCAACATTCCCAAATAATCAGTGACGTCATCTGGGTCCCCCCACATGCCACCGATAGTTTTTCAACATTCTCAAATCCCCAAATATGGAGTCTTTCAGTCACAGTAGGAATCAAAATCCTAGTAAGGTTGTGGCACTTATATACAGACAAAGAGCGTGCTCTTAAGTGTGATATATCATCTATACAATCACATTCATGCAGTTTCAAATCCTCGAGAAACATACTCATCTCACCAACTGGCTGCTCCAATTTCAATTTCTGGCAACGAGATATGGTTATTGTCTTCAAGGTAGTGGGCAGTATGCTAAAAGGAAAGGAGGTAACAGAGTTACAATCACTAATACGTAATTCCTCAATTTGGGATCTAAGCAGCTCAGCATCATCAAAAACAACTCCAACCTTTggacaaccaacaacttcaaacCTTTTTAAACTTGAAAGTTGGATAGGTGTCTCCAAACTGAGTTCAGGGCAATTTCTAATTGAAAGGTTCTCAAGTGTAGGGAACTCTCCATTTCCNNNNNNNNNNNNNNNNNNNNNNNNNNNNNNNNNNNNNNNNNNNNNNNNNNNNNNNNNNNNNNNNNNNNNNNNNNNNNNNNNNNNNNNNNNNNNNNNNNNNCCTCAGTTGAAGATCGAGCGACTGTTCTTTGTTTCTTTAATGACCAACTGATTGGTGTTAAGCCAGATAGATAACATAAGCAGAAGTAGAGGTACGATTATCGTGGTCCCCTGCCCAATCTGCATCAGTATAAACATGAAGGGCAGCATTAGATCCATGGTGAAAAAGAAGCCCATGATGGATAGTTGATTTGAGATACCGAAGGAGGCGCTTCACTGCTTGCCAGTGTGTGTGAGATGGCTGATGCATAAATTGAGAGAGCTTATTAACAACAAAGCTTATGTCTGGTCTAGTAAATGCAAGATACTGGAGCTTGCCAATTGCACTTCGATATTGTTTTGCATCTGTAGGAGGGGAGCCATCATTCAACCTAAGTGAAATTGGGGTGGATAATGGTATATAAACACCCTGGCAGTCCTTCATAAAGAACTCCTGCAAGATGTCCATTATGTACTTGGTTTGAGAAAGAAATAATCCAGCTgattgtggaaggacttcaaTGCCTGGGAAAAAAAGTAGTGGTCCAAGGTCTTTGAGTGAAAAACGGTTGGAGAGTGCGCTCTTGATGTTGTtaatagtttgcaagttatttccTGTAATAACAATATCATCTACATACAAGCAAGAAAATGACAGTGTTATGAGAGTGTAAGGTAAATAAAGAGTGCTCAGAATGAGTCTTGCGAAATCCAGCAGAAATGAGAAAATTTGTGAGCTCGGTGTACCAAGAACAGGGTGCTTGTTTGAGACCATACATGGCTTTGTTTAGTTTGCATACATAGTTTGGGTAATCAGGATTCTCAAAACCTTTCGGTTGTTTCATAAAGACTTCCTCAGTCAGTGTACCTTGTAGAAAAACATTGTTTATGTCTAGTTGATGGAGTGGCCACTTGTTTTGTGTGGCGATGGCAAGTACTATTTGAATGGTTGTTGGTTTGACAACCGGACTGAAAGTATCAACATAATCGATTCCAGGCCGTTGAGTGAAACCTTTGACAACAAGGCGAGCCTTGTACCGTTCAATTGATCCATCAGGTTTGCGCTTAATACAGAAGATCCATTTATTCTCCACAATATTTTGGTGATCAGATGGAGGAATAAGGTTCCATGTTTGGTTGCTCATGAGAGCGTCAAATTCACTTTGAATAGCTTGTCTCCATTGTGGGTCCTTACAAGCTTGTTTAACTGTGACTGGTGGTATTTGGGATGTAAGGGTGGCCATGGATGCATACTTTGGATTAGGCTTAGTGATTTGATATTGGGAACGGGTGACAGGGCGTCGTGGTGGTAAAGACTGGTTGGTCTGAGAAGGGAGGTTAAGTTGTGGTGAGTGCTGCTGCTGGGGAAGGGAATTAGAAGGGGGAATGTAGACGATTCAGcagtaaaaaatgaattatcTAGAGGGGAGGAAGTTACCTGATTTCGTTGGATTGCTGAAAGTTCTGACGGAGGACGCATAACTATTGCTGGTGCAGTAGAGTCATTTGGACGAACAACCAAGTTTGGATCTTTGATTGGAAGTGGACTTCTTAGAGTAATAGGAAAAAGATATTGTATGATCTGGACAAGATAGAGTAGAGGAAGATGTATCCGAATCGGATGTGGAATTAAACCATGAAATATTCTGAGGGATTCCCTTGTacttggaaaaaatattttcataaggAAAAATATCTTCCAAAAATTTTACGTCTCTggagaaatatatttttgaggATTCAGGATCAAAGCATTGATGACTATGAAAGTGAGTGGAGAATCCTAAATAGACACATGGTGTGGATCTTGGTTCAagtttatttttagtatatggCTTTAGCCAAGGATAGCATAAGCAACCAAACATAAAAAGTGAGAAAATATTGGGAGCTGTACCAAAAAGAGTTTGATATGGAGAAATATTATCTGAGGATGTAGGAAATCTATTAATTAAGTAAACAGCAATTTGACAAGCAAAACTCCAAAATAGGGTGGTAGTGATGCTTGGTGAAGTAGGGTTCTAGCAGTTTTGATAATGTGCCTATGACGTCCTTCAGCTAAGGCAATTCTTTGTGGGGTATATGGGGGAGAGGAGAAGTGTTGAATCCCAAATTCAGGAAGAAGTGATTTTAGTCCCTTAAATTCTCCTCCCCCATCAGAATATAAGGTGAGAATCTTAGTATTGAAAAAGTTCTCAATGAGTGGCCGAAATTCAGAGAAGACCTTGACTACATCACTTTTTTGTTTAAGTGTATAGAGCCAAATATATTTGGTAAACTGATCGACAAAAATGATGTAATAGCGCTTTTGATCAAGGGATAGAACGGGTGAAGGACCCCAAACATCGGTATAGAGTGTTTCAAATGGTCTTGAACTTTTCAAAGAGTTACGTGAGAAAGGAATCCTGTGGCTTTTATTGCAATGACATGAATTACAAGattgaaaattatcaaaataaggCAACTGGTAATTTCTTAAAAGAAGCTTCAAAAGACGGATATTAGGATGTCCTAAACGACGATGCCACAGAGATAAAGGAACTTGAGAAGTATTTGCCGTGTAGGCTGTAGGAGATGAATGTGTTGAAGTCGCAAACGTTGGCCCCCGTAGTCAGTGCCTTCACaacaaaagagaaaggaaagaaTTCAATAGATGTTTGGTTTTGttgacaaaattttaaaacagaTATAAGATTCTTTTTGATAGATGGAGTACACAGAATATTATGTAAAGAAAAGGAATGTATGGGAGAGTTTAATGTAGTGGAACGAGTGTGGGTGATCGAAATACCGTTACCATCACCCATTGAAACTTGTTCAGGACCCGTGTATTCATGTGGAGAGGCTATGTTCTGAGAATCAGCAGTGATATGATGTGAGGCACCGGAATCCAGAATCCATGGAGCAGTATTGGGAAAAGACCGAGCAGCAAACATGGCCTTAGCGTCAAAATGGTTATGCGACTTGGAACGTCAAACATTTGCAGTGTGACCAAAATTTTCACATAACTGACATTGGATTTGCATTTTGGCCTGCAAAGGAATAGAGGGGCGCCATGGCTGGGAAAAGTTTCCATTGCTTTGAGTGTGGGGGGTACACCATTGTTGCGTTCCAGAAGGAGTAGTTTGCGAATGCCATTGAGGCTGACCAGACCATCGGCGAGTTTGCCTGTTGCTGTTGTTATTGTGATTATTTGTTCTCTGTGCAACTTGAGCAGTGATTGGAGTTGGTGGTTGCTTCTTATCAGTTTACTTTAGATAAAGTTCATGATCCGTGAGCTTGTGATCCAATTCCTCATTTGAAATAGGAGAGTCTCTTGAACGAATAACAGTACTTAAAGGCTCATATTCAGATCCAAGGCCACTCAGAATTTTTACAACCAACTCTTCATTAGAAATGCGAGCACCGGCAGCAGCTAATTCATCAGTGATAGTTCTTATCTCCCTGAGATTATCAGTGACAGATTTTTGATCTCGCTGAACTTTCGCCAATGCATCTCGAAGACTGTAGATCCTGGTTTGAGATCTATTTGCATATGTAGTATGCAAATAGTCACATGCTTCTTTTGAAGTTTCGGCAGAGGCAACTGATGGTGCAATGGTGGAGTCAACAGATGCCATTAAGTCGTTGCAGATGAGATTATCTTGCTGAAACCAGATTTTGAAATCTGGATTGACGACATCTTTTGTGTCTTGCTTAATGGTGCGTGGTGGCGGCGTTATGGATCCATCAAGATAGCTCATTAAGTCAAACCCATTCATGACCTTTT
Coding sequences within:
- the LOC125844514 gene encoding uncharacterized protein LOC125844514, whose protein sequence is MFAARSFPNTAPWILDSGASHHITADSQNIASPHEYTGPEQVSMGDGNDPNLVVRPNDSTAPAIVMRPPSELSAIQRNQQQHSPQLNLPSQTNQSLPPRRPVTRSQYQITKPNPKYASMATLTSQIPPVTVKQACKDPQWRQAIQSEFDALMSNQTWNLIPPSDHQNIVENKWIFCIKRKPDGSIERYKARLVVKGFTQRPGIDYVDTFSPVVKPTTIQIVLAIATQNKWPLHQLDINNVFLQDDIVITGNNLQTINNIKSALSNRFSLKDLGPLLFFPGIEVLPQSAGLFLSQTKYIMDILQEFFMKDCQGVYIPLSTPISLRLNDGSPPTDAKQYRSAIGKLQYLAFTRPDISFVVNKLSQFMHQPSHTHWQAVKRLLRYLKSTIHHGLLFHHGSNAALHVYTDADWAGDHDNQFPTLENLSIRNCPELSLETPIQLSSLKRFEVVGCPKVGVVFDDAELLRSQIEELRISDCNSVTSFPFSILPTTLKTITISRCQKLKLEQPVGEMSMFLEDLKLHECDCIDDISHLRARSLSVYKCHNLTRILIPTVTERLHIWGFENVEKLSVACGGTQMTSLIIWECWKLKCLPERMQELLPSLKYLRLWDCPEIESFPEGGLPFNLQQLHINKCKKLVNGRKEWHLQRLPCLRELWINHDGSDEEILGAENWELPSSIHTLNIWNLKTLSSQHLKSLTSLQHLHIEGNLHQIQSMLEQGQFLHLTSLQSLEIMKFPNLQSLPESALPSSLSQLTIYNCPKLQSLPESALPSSLSQLIIDDCPNLQSLPVKGMPSSLSKLYISECPLLTPLLEFDKGEYWPEIAHISTIEIDWKCL